The sequence below is a genomic window from Glycine max cultivar Williams 82 chromosome 20, Glycine_max_v4.0, whole genome shotgun sequence.
GAAGCCCACAGGTTCCTTACTCAAGATCGAAAGTTAATAACATTAATGACAAAATAACATTAATGAACATTAAATGTAGTGCCAATAGAAAATACTAAATGACGTTAGATGATCATTTACTGTTGCCCTCTTAAAAAAAACtggaatattataaaaataaaaaggctaatagaatttttaagtattttaagttACTCCAAGAGATCAgagtaattataaaaaagttatttcttattcttataatttattattttgaaatttaatagttataatgaataaatagtcgtaaccattaatttttttttttaaaaatactcccagagttatttttcatttttaaccatttattttcttgataAGGATGAAGAATACAACATTTTGAGTGTTAcctttaaaataacttaaaacatttaatatgcAAATTTAGGGCGACAAtgctttaaatattatttttaattaaaattagaattttaccTTTGATAATCTGCataatactaaaaaaacatCACCAGATTAATATTCATTACTAAACTAAACAAATTAATCATAGTTTACTTGTATTTCGTGGGATAATGGAaacgttatttttttttgttaactaataattaaataaataaacggTGAAAACATACGGAAATAActtcatattaaataaataaaaggtgcAATCCTGTTAAAAAAAACGGTgcaattctgtaaaaaaaaaaaaccgtgcaattgtaataaaaaaataaatggtgCTAGTATTTTTCTTCCACATCtgcacatttataatttatgtattgCAAGCTAAGACACAGATTTTGAACGCCCCCGTCTTTATCTAGTATTTTATCACTGTCAAATTAatgttgataaattattttggtGTGAAGTTCATCTAGAATTTTGGAGTCAATCTCACGAATCACGATGAGCGTGTCtccataaagaaaaaaaaaaaaaactcttgaaTCAGTTGAATGGTCaccgagaaaaagaaaaagaaaatcttgGATGGGAATTATTCATAGTAGTTTATTTAAGAATGATAATGGAAAACAGCATATCCAATATTTATTTAGTTCCTCGTTACGATAAAACAATGAACACATTGGATgtagaaattaaaagtaaatttattttttgttctttactgaTAGAACAATACTACTATTTCAATATTCTTCTTAAggctatttattttattgcagttATGCTCCTTTACCAAAACTTACTTAACTCTTCAGGTTGGAGTAAACTTTGAGTGCCAGAAAGGATCATAATGCAAGCCAATGGAAGAAATAAGAGGCACTCCTCTTGCCTTTCTGATTCTGATCCTCACCACACGAGCGTGCACCTCACCCCCATTAAGCCTATGAAGCCTCTTGTAACCCACTGTTGTGGCTTTGATGATCAATTTACCATCCACATAGATTTCATGCCGTTTGATCCTTTGACCAAGACCAATTGCCTCTTGTATTCTAATcacattgaatctgaatttccCTTCCTTGGCCCATATTTCAATCCAATGGTCCTTTTCACCATCATCATCCCTTGGGGCCCAATATGACCACAAGTGTTCGCTGTCTAGCATCTTTTCTGGCCCGAAACCCCTTCTTTGGCTACTAACTTTAACAAAACAATCCTCAGCAAGATTCTGATGAAAAATTGTGTTAATTGCACTTCTAAACTCTTTCAATCTATTAGCATCAGCTTCAGTTATAAGCCCACTTGTATTAGGAGGTACATTTAGAAGTAACACACAATTTCTTCCAACCGAATTGTAATAAATGTCAAGTAGTTCACTtagcttttttggtgattctgaCTTATGCCAAAACCATCCATGCCGAATGGAGACATCACATTCCGCAGGTAGCCAATCAGTCCCTTTTGGATCACCAGTATTTATATACCTGCATTGCATAATCAAGTGTCCAGGCTGGTTAAATCAACTCTCTAACTACTAACTCTTaagcataagaaaaaaaattgtatgtacCTAGCTGCATGTATCTCTATAATACACCTTCATGATTATGGTTTGTGCATTTCGAgagatttgattttgattccaataaatatgttattaattattagtttgatGCAGAAACAAATGCcatcaggaaaaaaaatactagtaagTTCCTATATTGATAAATGATAACCAAGTTTGGTAACCCATTTGGTCGGTTGAGATAATTGAACACGGCTCAAACTAGAAAGCAGTTtctgtgcttttttttttcttatgggtGAAAAAGAATGCGCACTTTCTCAATAAAGAAAAGTTAGCCCCCCAATGAAGCTTTACCTTTCATACATTATCATTGTAGATCACTATGGAGTTCAGTGCAACTAACAAAGTGAAAAAGtggcaaatttttttttagagtgcTTCGCTTAGAAGTTAGAAGCAGAACTTACTGAATGATGTCTGGACTTCCAATGGATAGAGAGGTTCGATTAATGGTAGACCAGCATGTGTACCCTGCAGAACCTGTTTCATCTCCCACCCACCTAACATCAGGACCGGCATCAGAGAAGATGTTGATGGAACTCTGCAACTCCTTCACCATGGAAAACCAATCTGAAAAGTAATAGGTCATATTTTTTGCATTGGCACCCTTTGCTCCATCGAACCAAATCTCTCTAACATTTGAATATCTAATAAGGCAAAAAAACACACAATATATTGTTAAAATGCATCAAACAAAGTAATTAACAAATCAATTGGATTGTGTCTAGAGACTAGTCTTTCCTAACGTGAAGGACCAAGATTCTGATATCTGTTTAAAAAGATATTCATATTTAGTGTCTGATTATTTTTCGATAcatgttgagaaaaaaaaaagaaaaatgaattagaGAACACAAAAATAGAAGGGGAACTCAACTCACTTCTTGAGCAACTCTTGTAGTTGAGCCAAGTAGTATTGGTTGTAGAGCAAATCATTGCCATATCTAGGGTCATGTCTATCCCAAGGTGAAAGGTAGATCCCTACATCAATTCCTTGTGCAGTGGCTGCATTGACAAAGTCTTGAACAACATCACCCTTGCCACCTTGCCAGGGGCTGCTAATGACAGAATGGTCAGTGTACTTGGAAGGCCATAGGCAAAAGCCATCATGGTGTTTTGCAGTTAATATCATTAATGAAACTCCTGCATCTGCTGCCACAGTGGCCCACTGGGTGGTGTTGAGCCCTGTTGGATTGAAGATTGCTGGGTTTTCCTGGCCAGTGCCCCATTCTCTGTCAGTGAATGTGTTCACACCAAAATGCAAGAACATTATGATCTCCCTTTGTTGCCATTGCAACTGGGAATATGTTGGGAGAGGGAGGATTGGCAATGGGGGTGTTGGGGTTTGCACACTCCAAGAAATGCACAATCTGATGAGTTGTTGGAATAAGATTGTCATTAAGAGAGAAGAGCACCATAGCCTAACCATGATGCTCTTATTGTTC
It includes:
- the LOC100775293 gene encoding alpha-L-fucosidase 1; translated protein: MVRLWCSSLLMTILFQQLIRLCISWSVQTPTPPLPILPLPTYSQLQWQQREIIMFLHFGVNTFTDREWGTGQENPAIFNPTGLNTTQWATVAADAGVSLMILTAKHHDGFCLWPSKYTDHSVISSPWQGGKGDVVQDFVNAATAQGIDVGIYLSPWDRHDPRYGNDLLYNQYYLAQLQELLKKYSNVREIWFDGAKGANAKNMTYYFSDWFSMVKELQSSINIFSDAGPDVRWVGDETGSAGYTCWSTINRTSLSIGSPDIIQYINTGDPKGTDWLPAECDVSIRHGWFWHKSESPKKLSELLDIYYNSVGRNCVLLLNVPPNTSGLITEADANRLKEFRSAINTIFHQNLAEDCFVKVSSQRRGFGPEKMLDSEHLWSYWAPRDDDGEKDHWIEIWAKEGKFRFNVIRIQEAIGLGQRIKRHEIYVDGKLIIKATTVGYKRLHRLNGGEVHARVVRIRIRKARGVPLISSIGLHYDPFWHSKFTPT